Proteins encoded within one genomic window of Amycolatopsis sp. 2-15:
- a CDS encoding oxidoreductase, translated as MNKVWLITGANSGFGRALTEAAVAAGDVVVAAARRTETLADVVATHPDQVEAVALDVTDLAAVNATVSSVIARHGRLDVLVNNAGRSHVGAFEETTDEELRSLFDVHVFGPAALVRAALPHMRERRSGAIVQMSSMGGQLSFAGFSAYSGTKFALEGLSEGLADEVGRLGIKVLIVEPGAFRTGLWGSTSRSGEIDDYTESVGPTRRLVVDADGTQAGDPAKAAAAILTALDAPDAPLRLALGGDAVDAIGGHLDQVRAELTAWEDHARNTAFA; from the coding sequence ATGAACAAGGTTTGGCTGATCACCGGCGCGAACAGCGGCTTCGGCCGCGCCCTTACCGAGGCCGCGGTGGCGGCCGGCGACGTGGTGGTCGCGGCGGCGCGGCGCACCGAAACGCTCGCTGACGTCGTCGCCACGCACCCGGACCAGGTGGAGGCGGTGGCGCTCGACGTCACGGACCTCGCGGCCGTAAACGCCACTGTGTCGTCGGTGATCGCGCGGCACGGCCGGCTCGACGTGCTGGTGAACAACGCCGGGCGCAGCCACGTCGGCGCGTTCGAGGAGACCACCGACGAGGAGCTGCGATCGCTGTTCGACGTACACGTCTTCGGCCCCGCGGCCCTCGTGCGCGCCGCGCTGCCGCACATGCGCGAGCGGCGGTCCGGCGCGATCGTGCAGATGAGCAGCATGGGCGGGCAGCTGTCGTTCGCGGGGTTCTCGGCCTACAGCGGCACGAAGTTCGCGTTGGAGGGGCTTTCCGAAGGGCTCGCCGACGAGGTGGGCCGCCTGGGGATCAAGGTGCTGATCGTGGAGCCGGGCGCGTTCCGCACCGGTCTGTGGGGCAGCACGAGCCGCAGCGGCGAGATCGACGACTACACCGAGTCGGTCGGCCCCACGCGCCGCCTCGTCGTCGATGCCGACGGCACGCAGGCCGGCGACCCCGCCAAGGCCGCCGCCGCCATCCTCACCGCGCTCGACGCGCCGGACGCCCCGCTGCGCCTGGCCCTCGGCGGCGACGCCGTCGACGCCATCGGCGGCCACCTCGACCAGGTGCGGGCCGAGCTGACCGCGTGGGAGGACCACGCGCGCAACACCGCGTTCGCCTGA
- a CDS encoding TetR/AcrR family transcriptional regulator, protein MTGSERRQQLLLVARALFAEKGFDGTSVEEIAARANVSKPVVYEHFGGKEGIYAVVVDRETQLLLDRMVNTLHGGHPRVMLEQAAIALLSYVEDSHDGFRILVRDSPVASSTGTFSTVLNDIAGQVEHILAQQFAARGYEEKLSALYAQALVGMVALTGQWWLDARKPKRDEVAAHLVNLAWNGLSHLEHKPRLLG, encoded by the coding sequence ATGACGGGCAGCGAGCGCCGGCAGCAACTGCTCCTCGTCGCGCGCGCGTTGTTCGCCGAGAAGGGTTTCGACGGTACCTCGGTGGAAGAGATCGCCGCCCGCGCGAACGTCTCGAAACCCGTGGTCTACGAACACTTCGGCGGCAAGGAAGGCATCTACGCGGTCGTCGTGGACCGCGAAACGCAGCTCCTGCTCGACCGCATGGTCAACACCCTCCACGGCGGCCACCCGCGCGTCATGCTCGAACAAGCGGCGATCGCCCTGCTCAGCTACGTCGAGGACTCCCACGACGGCTTCCGCATCCTCGTCCGCGACTCCCCGGTGGCCAGCTCCACGGGCACCTTCTCCACTGTCCTGAACGACATCGCGGGCCAGGTCGAACACATCCTCGCCCAGCAATTCGCGGCGCGCGGATACGAGGAGAAACTGTCGGCACTGTACGCGCAGGCCCTGGTGGGCATGGTCGCCTTGACGGGCCAATGGTGGCTGGACGCGCGCAAACCGAAGCGCGACGAGGTGGCAGCGCATCTGGTGAACTTGGCTTGGAACGGGTTGTCGCATTTGGAGCACAAGCCGAGGCTGCTGGGCTGA
- a CDS encoding nuclear transport factor 2 family protein, with protein sequence MKTFREAIEGRDIEAAIALFAEDAVFRSPAVHRPYQGREQVGVILRAAFAVFEDFAYQRELNDDHGHALVFTARVGDREVEGCDFLRTNDSGEISELVVMVRPLSGLNALAAAMQKQLG encoded by the coding sequence ATGAAGACTTTCCGGGAAGCCATCGAAGGCCGGGACATCGAGGCCGCGATCGCGTTGTTCGCCGAGGACGCCGTGTTCCGCAGCCCCGCCGTGCACCGGCCCTACCAGGGGCGCGAGCAGGTCGGGGTGATTCTGCGGGCCGCGTTCGCGGTGTTCGAGGATTTCGCGTATCAGCGCGAACTCAACGACGACCACGGACACGCCCTGGTCTTCACCGCGCGCGTCGGCGACCGCGAGGTGGAAGGCTGCGACTTCCTGCGCACCAACGACTCCGGCGAGATCTCCGAGCTCGTGGTGATGGTGCGCCCGCTGTCGGGCCTCAACGCGCTCGCCGCGGCGATGCAGAAGCAGCTCGGCTAG
- a CDS encoding NUDIX hydrolase, whose amino-acid sequence MIDKLAWLHVVDGRVLATVSTGKDTWYLPGGKREPGESDSEALVREIAEELSVALDPSSLAPAGVWEAPADGRAAGTVVRMTCYTGSFSGTLVASSEIAAFAWLGFEDRPRVSAATQLVFDDLHARGLL is encoded by the coding sequence ATGATCGACAAACTCGCGTGGCTGCACGTGGTCGACGGCCGCGTGCTCGCGACGGTGTCTACGGGCAAGGACACGTGGTACCTGCCGGGCGGCAAGCGGGAGCCGGGCGAGTCGGACTCCGAGGCTTTGGTGCGGGAGATCGCGGAGGAGCTGTCGGTCGCGCTGGACCCGTCGTCCTTGGCGCCCGCCGGCGTGTGGGAGGCGCCGGCGGACGGGCGCGCGGCGGGGACGGTCGTCCGGATGACCTGTTACACGGGCTCGTTTTCCGGCACGTTGGTGGCTTCCAGCGAGATCGCGGCCTTCGCTTGGCTCGGTTTCGAGGACCGCCCCCGGGTGTCGGCCGCGACACAGCTCGTATTCGACGACCTGCACGCGCGAGGCCTGCTCTAG
- a CDS encoding isochorismatase family protein — translation MTEIDPASTALVLVDFQERIVAMPTTPFAGPEAAANAVRLRDAFSEAGAQIVIIQAMRPGSEGAPGSDVIPELKPRNGEKLVVKATIGGFYDTDLHAHLRDAGVRTVVFGGIATEFGVESTLRAAADHGYAVIAVSDAMTGLSDVSHESSTTKIFPRLGTVLTTAETLAALG, via the coding sequence ATGACTGAGATCGACCCCGCGTCGACGGCGCTCGTGCTAGTCGACTTCCAGGAGCGGATCGTCGCGATGCCGACGACGCCGTTCGCCGGGCCCGAGGCCGCCGCCAACGCCGTACGCTTGCGCGACGCGTTTTCCGAAGCCGGCGCGCAGATCGTGATCATCCAGGCGATGCGCCCGGGCTCCGAAGGCGCCCCGGGCAGCGACGTGATCCCGGAGCTGAAGCCGCGCAACGGCGAGAAGCTCGTGGTCAAGGCCACGATCGGCGGCTTCTACGACACCGACCTGCACGCGCACCTGCGCGACGCGGGCGTGCGCACCGTCGTGTTCGGCGGCATCGCCACGGAGTTCGGTGTGGAGTCGACGCTGCGTGCCGCCGCGGACCACGGGTACGCCGTGATCGCCGTGTCCGACGCGATGACGGGCCTTTCCGACGTGTCGCACGAATCATCCACCACGAAGATATTCCCGCGGCTCGGCACGGTACTCACCACGGCCGAAACTCTTGCGGCGCTGGGATGA
- a CDS encoding SDR family oxidoreductase: protein MNREVVVTGGGTGIGYAIAAAFARAGDRVTITGRRESVLTEAAALLGARAVAFDAGDHAAVETALPELPESVDVLVNNAGGNTDFLRDDNTDLATLNTAWTANFRANVFTAALVTAGLRDRLADNGRIITIGSIAAHIGAGSYGWAKAAVEAWNSDIARALGLRGITANVVAPGLIVDTEFFHGKLTDERRGRLVSNTMNKREGRPEDIAEVVEFLAGPGAGHVTGQVVHVNGGAYLGS, encoded by the coding sequence ATGAACCGGGAAGTAGTGGTCACCGGCGGTGGCACGGGAATCGGCTACGCCATCGCAGCCGCGTTCGCGCGCGCCGGCGACCGCGTGACGATCACCGGCCGCCGCGAGAGCGTGCTCACCGAGGCCGCGGCGCTGCTCGGCGCGCGGGCAGTCGCGTTCGACGCCGGTGATCACGCGGCCGTCGAGACGGCGTTGCCGGAATTGCCGGAAAGCGTCGACGTATTGGTGAACAACGCCGGCGGCAACACCGATTTCCTCCGCGACGACAACACCGATCTCGCCACCCTGAACACCGCCTGGACGGCCAATTTCCGCGCCAACGTCTTCACCGCCGCTTTGGTCACGGCGGGTTTGCGCGACCGGCTCGCCGACAACGGCCGGATCATCACCATCGGCTCCATCGCGGCACACATCGGCGCCGGTTCGTACGGCTGGGCCAAAGCCGCCGTCGAGGCGTGGAACTCGGATATCGCCCGGGCTCTGGGGTTGCGGGGAATCACCGCGAACGTGGTCGCGCCCGGCTTGATCGTGGACACGGAGTTCTTCCACGGCAAGCTCACCGACGAACGCCGCGGCCGGCTGGTCTCCAACACGATGAACAAACGAGAGGGTCGTCCGGAAGACATCGCCGAAGTCGTGGAGTTCCTCGCCGGCCCCGGCGCGGGCCACGTGACGGGCCAGGTCGTCCACGTGAACGGCGGTGCCTACCTGGGCTCTTGA
- a CDS encoding PQQ-dependent sugar dehydrogenase: protein MRLPGVVLLAVVAVLATACSGAASAPPPLTSAPSAASATGFRVEEVAGGLEHGWDIGFLPDGSLLVPQRPGKLALIRGGRTTEVRADFSDVLVQGEGGLMGMVLAADFASSREFTTCQTHQEDGRAVDVRLVTWRLAPDGAGASKVRDLLTGLPVNPSGRHSGCRPTLAPDGALLVGTGDTARPTLAQDRHSLGGKLLRINAKTGEALPDNPFYSSTDPRERRIYTYGHRNIQGVAIRPGTGQVLTSEHGPTFDDEVNLIRPGANYGWDPSKGGTDSSYDESVPMTDLTRFPSAVRPLWTSGEITEATSGDAFLTGPQWGVNEGALAVVALKGQKLLLLHLDTAANVTSVTLPPEFDDRFGRLRAVRSSPDGALYVTTSNGSDDKLLRVTPGTQEPR, encoded by the coding sequence ATGCGCTTGCCCGGAGTCGTGCTGCTCGCGGTCGTCGCGGTGCTCGCTACCGCTTGTTCGGGGGCGGCGAGCGCGCCGCCCCCGTTGACGAGTGCCCCTTCGGCGGCGTCTGCCACCGGGTTTCGCGTCGAGGAGGTGGCGGGCGGGCTGGAGCACGGGTGGGACATCGGGTTCCTGCCCGACGGGTCGCTGCTCGTGCCGCAGCGTCCGGGCAAGCTCGCCTTGATCCGCGGTGGGCGAACCACTGAGGTGCGCGCCGACTTCTCCGACGTCCTCGTGCAGGGTGAGGGCGGGCTGATGGGGATGGTGCTCGCCGCGGATTTCGCTTCGTCGCGCGAGTTCACGACGTGTCAGACGCACCAGGAGGATGGCCGGGCGGTCGACGTCCGGCTGGTCACGTGGCGGCTCGCGCCTGATGGGGCCGGCGCGTCGAAGGTGCGCGATCTGCTGACGGGACTGCCGGTGAACCCCAGCGGCCGGCATTCCGGTTGCCGGCCGACGCTGGCGCCTGATGGCGCGTTGCTCGTCGGCACCGGGGACACGGCGCGGCCGACGCTCGCGCAGGATCGCCACAGCCTGGGCGGGAAGCTGCTGCGGATCAACGCGAAGACCGGGGAAGCGTTGCCGGACAACCCCTTCTACTCCTCGACGGACCCGCGGGAGCGGCGGATCTACACCTACGGGCACCGCAACATCCAGGGTGTCGCGATCCGGCCCGGCACCGGACAGGTGCTGACTTCCGAGCACGGGCCGACGTTCGACGACGAGGTGAACCTGATCCGGCCCGGCGCCAACTACGGGTGGGATCCCTCCAAGGGCGGGACGGATTCTTCGTACGACGAGAGCGTTCCGATGACGGACCTCACGCGATTCCCCTCCGCGGTCCGTCCACTCTGGACTTCCGGCGAGATCACCGAGGCGACTTCCGGTGACGCGTTCCTGACCGGTCCTCAGTGGGGCGTCAATGAAGGCGCGTTGGCCGTGGTGGCGCTGAAGGGCCAGAAACTGTTGCTGCTGCACCTGGACACCGCGGCCAATGTCACTTCGGTGACGCTGCCGCCCGAATTCGACGACCGGTTCGGGCGGTTGCGCGCCGTCCGTTCCTCGCCGGACGGCGCGCTTTACGTGACCACCTCGAACGGATCGGACGACAAATTGCTCCGCGTCACCCCGGGCACTCAAGAGCCCAGGTAG
- a CDS encoding response regulator, with the protein MTSVLICDDQELVRVGLRMIVDSQPDLDVVAEAGDGAEAVRIARERRPDLVLMDVRMPVLDGVAATERICADLPDVRVLVITTFDLDEYAYSALRAGASGFLVKDAPSDEMLVAIRGVLRGDAMVSPSVTRRLLDRYLTGRPVESAKLGSLTEREKDVLGLIARGLSNGEIADKLFIGETTVKTHVGRVLAKLGLRDRVHAVVFAYESGLTRPGD; encoded by the coding sequence ATGACGTCCGTGCTGATCTGCGACGACCAGGAGCTGGTGCGCGTCGGGCTGCGGATGATCGTCGACAGCCAGCCGGACCTCGACGTCGTCGCGGAGGCAGGCGACGGCGCGGAGGCCGTGCGGATCGCCCGCGAACGGCGGCCCGACCTCGTGCTGATGGACGTGCGCATGCCGGTGCTCGACGGCGTCGCCGCGACCGAGCGCATCTGCGCCGACCTACCGGACGTGCGGGTGCTGGTGATCACGACGTTCGACCTCGACGAATACGCCTATTCGGCCCTGCGCGCCGGCGCGAGCGGGTTCCTGGTGAAGGACGCGCCGTCGGACGAGATGCTGGTGGCGATTCGCGGGGTGCTGCGCGGCGACGCGATGGTGTCGCCGTCGGTCACGCGGCGGCTGCTCGACCGCTACCTGACCGGGCGTCCCGTCGAGTCGGCGAAGCTGGGTTCGCTCACCGAGCGTGAGAAGGACGTGCTCGGACTGATCGCTCGCGGGCTGTCGAACGGCGAGATCGCGGACAAGCTGTTCATCGGCGAGACGACGGTGAAGACTCACGTCGGGCGCGTCCTCGCCAAGCTCGGCCTGCGGGACCGGGTGCACGCGGTGGTGTTCGCGTACGAGTCGGGGCTGACCCGGCCCGGCGATTGA
- a CDS encoding histidine kinase produces the protein MWVRRQRWTLDLPLYAVFVLLGPNIAAGDWSLQLVPLAFLLPLLVRRRWPRTTAVLIIAGVAAVYTNEVWAFDRGRSELAMAVMLFTLVKRGDRRFAAVIAAAVLVLDSMWGFRWGVTTQNPTLTILGVLPLHIAAWALGEFFRAKEQLTDEERLRADLAASERQAQARAAVAEERTRIARELHDVLAHSMSVIVLNAEGAKLARHQDPDAVDRTLDTISRTGRGALAELRRLLEVMHAGEPARTPQPTLDQLRTLVEQSGREVELEVTGENTDLPTGAALQAYRIVQEALTNMLKHAPADASARVRVEFTRAEVLVEVTNTGGREPVAAGLPSSGRGLAGMAQRVELYRGKLETGPLPDGGFRVLATLQTGAAR, from the coding sequence GCCGGCGACTGGTCCCTGCAGCTGGTGCCGCTGGCGTTCCTGCTGCCGCTGCTCGTGCGGCGGCGGTGGCCGCGGACGACGGCGGTGCTGATCATCGCCGGGGTGGCGGCCGTCTACACGAACGAGGTGTGGGCGTTCGACCGCGGGCGCAGCGAGCTGGCGATGGCGGTGATGCTGTTCACGCTGGTCAAGAGGGGTGACCGGCGGTTCGCGGCTGTGATCGCGGCGGCGGTGCTGGTCCTCGACTCGATGTGGGGGTTCAGGTGGGGCGTCACCACGCAGAACCCGACGCTGACGATCCTCGGCGTGCTGCCGCTGCACATCGCGGCGTGGGCGCTGGGCGAGTTCTTCCGCGCGAAGGAGCAGCTGACCGACGAGGAACGGCTGCGCGCGGACCTCGCGGCGTCGGAGCGGCAGGCGCAGGCGCGCGCGGCCGTCGCGGAGGAACGCACGCGGATCGCGCGCGAGCTGCACGACGTGCTCGCCCACAGCATGAGCGTGATCGTGCTCAACGCCGAAGGCGCGAAGCTCGCGCGGCACCAGGACCCGGACGCCGTGGACCGCACGCTCGACACCATCAGCCGCACCGGGCGGGGCGCCCTGGCGGAGCTGCGGCGGCTGCTCGAAGTGATGCACGCCGGCGAACCCGCGCGCACGCCCCAGCCGACGCTGGACCAGCTGCGCACGCTCGTCGAGCAGTCCGGGCGCGAGGTCGAGCTCGAAGTGACCGGCGAAAACACCGACCTGCCCACGGGCGCCGCGCTGCAGGCGTACCGGATCGTCCAGGAGGCGCTGACCAACATGCTCAAACACGCTCCCGCCGACGCGTCCGCCCGGGTGCGCGTGGAGTTCACGCGCGCCGAGGTGCTCGTCGAGGTGACGAACACCGGGGGCCGCGAGCCGGTCGCAGCGGGGCTGCCGTCGTCCGGACGCGGGCTGGCCGGGATGGCGCAGCGGGTGGAGCTCTACCGCGGCAAGCTCGAGACAGGCCCGCTGCCCGACGGCGGTTTCCGCGTGCTCGCGACGCTGCAGACGGGCGCGGCGCGATGA